One region of Citrus sinensis cultivar Valencia sweet orange chromosome 6, DVS_A1.0, whole genome shotgun sequence genomic DNA includes:
- the LOC102618721 gene encoding polypyrimidine tract-binding protein homolog 1 isoform X2, with amino-acid sequence MSSSSQPQFRYTQTPSKVLHLRNLPWECIEEELVELCKPFGKIVNTKCNVGANRNQAFVEFADLNQAISMVSYYASSSEPAQVRGKTVYIQYSNRHEIVNNKSPGDVPGNVLLVTIEGVEAGDVSIDVIHLVFSAFGFVHKIATFEKAAGFQALIQFTDAETASSARNALDGRSIPRYLLPEHVGSCHLRISYSAHTDLNIKFQSHRSRDYTNPYLPVNPTAIEGVMQPTIGPDGKKKELESNVLLASIENMQYAVTVDVLNTVFSAFGTVQKVAIFEKNGGTQALIQYPDITTAAVAKESLEGHCIYDGGYCLQ; translated from the exons ATGTCGAGCTCGAGCCAGCCGCAATTCCGGTACACGCAGACTCCATCGAAGGTCCTCCACCTCCGTAACTTGCCCTGGGAGTGCATAGAAGAGGAGCTCGTTGAGCTATGTAAACCCTTCGGCAAGATCGTCAACACCAAGTGCAATGTCGGCGCCAATCGAAACCAGGCCTTCGTCGAATTC GCAGACTTGAATCAAGCCATTTCGATGGTTTCCTATTATGCTTCGTCATCAGAGCCTGCACAGGTTCGTGGTAAAACTGTGTATATTCAGTATTCAAATAGACATGAAATTGTGAACAACAAGAGTCCAGGAGATGTTCCTGGAAATGTCTTACTGGTAACCATCGAAGGTGTTGAAGCTGGTGATGTGAGCATTGATGTTATTCACTTG GTCTTTTCTGCTTTTGGCTTTGTGCATAAGATTGCCACCTTTGAAAAGGCTGCTGGTTTCCAG GCGTTAATCCAGTTTACCGATGCTGAGACTGCATCTTCTGCCAGGAATGCTTTGGACGGGAGAAGTATTCCCAG GTACTTGCTTCCAGAGCATGTTGGTTCCTGTCATTTGCGTATTTCTTATTCTGCGCACACAGATCTGAATATCAAGTTTCAGTCTCATAGGAGCAG GGACTATACAAATCCCTATCTTCCTGTGAATCCTACTGCAATTGAGGGCGTTATGCAG CCTACTATTGGTCCTgatggaaaaaagaaagaacttGAGAGCAATGTACTTCTGGCTTCAATTGAGAATATGCAGTATGCTGTCACAGTAGACGTTCTTAACACA GTATTTTCTGCATTTGGCACAGTTCAGAAAGTTGCcatatttgagaaaaatggtGGAACGCAGGCTCTGATTCAATATCCTG
- the LOC102619226 gene encoding KH domain-containing protein HEN4, which translates to MAGQRNSYGKRSHSQTDYADHGPNKRRYTGDDRDQFIIGPEDTVYRYLCPIRKIGSIIGRGGEIVKQLRIDTKSKIRIGETVPGSEERVVTVYSASDETNAFEDGDKFVSPAQDALFKVHDRVIAEELRGDEDSDGGHQVTAKLLVPSDQIGCVIGKGGQIVQNIRSETGAQIRILKDEHLPSCALRSDELVQISGEASVVKKALCQIASRLHDNPSRSQHLLASAISNYHSSSGSLVGPTAAAPIVGIAPLMGPYGGYKGDTAGDWSRSLYSAPRDDLSSKEFSLRLVCPVANIGGVIGKGGAIINQIRQESGAAIKVDSSSTEGDDCLITVSSKEFFEDTLSATIEAVVRLQPRCSEKIERDSGLISFTTRLLVPTSRIGCLIGKGGSIITEMRRLTKANIRILPKENLPKIASEDDEMVQISGDLDLAKDALIQVMTRLRANLFDREGAVSTFVPVLPYIPVSENGSDGLNYESRDSKRHGRGPPYGGYGSSDLAAGDSYGSYGSSQLGGTGSAYGSYGSYSSGRSGSGLSSHAPVSRRKSYY; encoded by the exons ATGGCTGGCCAGAGGAATAGTTATGGAAAACGGAGCCACTCTCAGACAGATTATGCTGACCATGGCCCAAATAAAAGGAGATATACTGGTGATGATAGAGACCaatttataattggtccaGAAGATACCGTGTACCGATACTTGTGCCCAATTAGAAAGATTGGGAGCATAATTGGAAGGGGAGGGGAGATTGTCAAGCAGTTAAGAATAGACACTAAATCAAAGATCAGAATCGGTGAGACTGTTCCAGGTTCTGAGGAACGTGTTGTTACTGTCTACAGTGCTAGTGATGAGACTAATGCCTTTGAAGATGGCGACAAATTCGTGTCACCCGCTCAGGATGCACTATTTAAGGTGCACGATAGAGTTATTGCTGAAGAATTGCGAGGTGATGAAGACTCTGATGGAGGTCACCAGGTTACTGCTAAGCTTCTTGTACCATCCGACCAGATTGGATGTGTTATTGGGAAAGGTGGACAGATTGTTCAGAACATTCGTAGTGAAACAGGTGCGCAGATTCGCATTCTTAAGGACGAGCATTTACCTTCTTGTGCTTTGAGGTCAGATGAGCTTGTGCAG ATATCTGGGGAAGCTTCAGTTGTGAAAAAGGCTCTATGTCAAATTGCATCTCGCCTTCATGATAATCCATCTCGGTCTCAACACTTGCTTGCTTCTGCTATTTCCAACTACCACTCTTCCAGTGGTTCACTTGTGGGTCCAACTGCTGCCGCTCCAATTGTGGGAATAGCTCCATTGATGGGTCCTTATGGAGGATACAAAGGTGATACTGCTGGAGACTGGTCACGTTCTTTATATTCAGCTCCAAGGGATGATTTGtcttcaaaagaattttcccTTCGGTTGGTCTGTCCAGTTGCTAATATTGGAGGGGTTATAGGCAAGGGCGGTGCCATAATCAATCAGATAAGACAGGAATCTGGTGCAGCTATAAAAGTTGATAGCTCATCGACCGAAGGAGATGATTGTTTAATAACTGTTTCATCGAAGGAg TTTTTTGAGGACACACTATCTGCAACTATAGAAGCAGTCGTTCGGTTGCAACCCAGGTGCAGTgagaaaattgaaagagatTCAGGGCTTATCTCATTCACAACCCGACTTCTAGTTCCAACCTCTCGTATTGGATGCCTTATTGGTAAAGGAGGATCTATTATAACTGAGATGAGGAGACTGACCAAAGCTAATATTCGCATACTTCCTAAGGAAAACCTCCCAAAAATTGCATCTGAAGATGATGAGATGGTGCAG ATATCTGGAGACCTTGATCTTGCCAAGGATGCTCTCATACAAGTAATGACGCGGTTGAGAGCAAATCTTTTCGATAGGGAGGGTGCTGTTTCTACGTTTGTGCCTGTTTTGCCTTACATTCCCGTGTCAGAAAATGGGTCAGATGGCTTAAATTATGAAAGTAGAGATAGCAAAAGGCATGGACGTGGACCTCCTTATGGTGGCTATGGATCA